Proteins from a single region of Hordeum vulgare subsp. vulgare chromosome 6H, MorexV3_pseudomolecules_assembly, whole genome shotgun sequence:
- the LOC123402798 gene encoding ethylene receptor 4-like produces the protein MPRCGDGCDGAADAMLQCQKVSDFLIAASYLSIPLELLYFASCADLAPVKWLLLQLAAFAVLGGAVHLLAVLGHHHPHSSGLLLASTAAKLLAALVSLATALSLLTFIPRLIRAKLREALLRAKARQLDRDVGLIRRRVEATSRVVRMLSRHIRDSPLDHHAILHTTMLHLADALALHSCAVWVTVSGDVLQLVHKLSLRDKGAVMLGSQAPIPADDPDVVDVMSVVAAKVLRPGSALAAASGGGLHPPGAVAAIRMPMLKVSNFDGGKTPEASSYAILVLVLADTGRWSSQDLEIVEVVADQIAVALSHAAVLEEWQSIRDRLADQHRAVLHAKHEAATATTGIHSVQSAMCGAMQRQMHSVIGLLSMLQHAAADGMRPEQRLVVDAIARTSALTLALANDADAGTLTRSRVPFGLHALVREAMAVARCMSGCSGVEFSYHSENSLPLPEWVVGDETRAFHLLLHVVATLLNRRRNGAAPGRLTFSVESCNVDEEERQSRDWIPMRPSAGCSVRVKFQAGMETKSPRRSASPDMGLSFGMCNKIVQVMNGSMRSSGSDGGSTVTVVLQFQVQQPGARRWTSTPPVPRLDGLRVLLADSDGTSRQVTRMLLQRLGCQVMPVPSGDHCLHLLESAGPCFQLVLLDLDKHAATTSMEDVLEVALRIGELGNGGWLLVLAALAVGDVDDRVREVCQRSGINGVIQKPITLAALGAQLAAAALQKN, from the exons ATGCCGCGATGCGGCGACGGGTGCGACGGCGCGGCGGACGCGATGCTGCAGTGCCAGAAGGTGAGCGACTTCCTCATCGCCGCCTCCTACCTCTCCATCCCGCTCGAGCTGCTCTACTTCGCCTCCTGCGCCGACCTCGCGCCCGTCAAGTGGCTGCTGCTCCAGCTCGCCGCCTTCGCCGTGCTCGGCGGCGCCGTCCACCTGCTCGCCGTCCTCGGCCACCACCACCCGCACTCCTCCGGCCTCCTCCTCGCCTCCACCGCAGCCAAGCTCCTCGCCGCGCTCGTCTCCTTGGCCACCGCGCTCTCGCTCCTCACCTTCATCCCGCGCCTCATCCGCGCCAAGCTCCGCGAGGCCCTGCTCCGCGCCAAGGCGCGCCAGCTCGACCGCGACGTCGGCCTCATCCGCCGCCGCGTCGAGGCCACCTCCCGCGTCGTCCGCATGCTCTCCCGGCACATCCGCGACTCCCCGCTGGATCATCACGCCATCCTGCACACTACCATGCTACACCTCGCCGACGCGCTTGCGCTCCACAGCTGTGCCGTCTGGGTGACCGTGTCCGGCGACGTCCTCCAGCTGGTACACAAGCTGAGCCTCAGAGACAAGGGCGCTGTCATGCTGGGCTCGCAGGCCCCTATCCCCGCCGACGACCCTGACGTGGTCGACGTAATGTCCGTCGTGGCCGCGAAGGTGCTCCGGCCGGGATCGGCGCTTGCagcggcgagcggcggcggcctGCATCCTCCGGGAGCCGTGGCTGCCATACGGATGCCCATGCTCAAGGTCTCCAATTTCGACGGTGGAAAGACACCGGAGGCGAGCTCGTACGCCATCTTGGTGCTGGTTCTGGCCGACACGGGACGATGGAGCAGCCAAGACCTCGAGATCGTGGAGGTCGTCGCCGACCAGATCGCCGTGGCACTCTCTCACGCGGCGGTGCTCGAGGAGTGGCAGTCGATCCGGGACAGGCTCGCCGATCAGCACAGGGCCGTGCTGCATGCGAAGCACGAAGCGGCGACGGCGACCACGGGCATCCACTCCGTCCAGAGCGCCATGTGCGGGGCCATGCAGAGGCAGATGCACTCCGTCATCGGGCTGCTCTCCATGCTGCAGCACGCCGCCGCCGACGGCATGCGGCCCGAGCAGAGGCTCGTCGTGGACGCCATCGCCCGGACAAGCGCGCTCACGCTGGCGCTGGCGAACGACGCCGACGCGGGGACGCTGACGAGGAGCCGCGTGCCGTTCGGGCTCCACGCGCTGGTCAGGGAGGCCATGGCCGTCGCGCGATGCATGTCCGGCTGCAGCGGCGTTGAATTCTCGTACCACTCGGAGAATTCCCTGCCTCTGCCCGAGTGGGTGGTCGGCGACGAGACGAGGGCGTTCCATCTCCTGCTGCACGTGGTGGCCACTCTGCTAAATCGCCGTCGCAATGGCGCGGCGCCGGGCCGCCTCACGTTCTCCGTCGAGAGTTGCAATGTGGACGAAGAGGAGAGGCAGAGCCGGGACTGGATCCCGATGCGACCATCTGCAGGTTGCAGCGTACGCGTCAAGTTTCAGGCTGGGATGGAAACGAAATCTCCCCGTCGATCGGCCAGCCCCGACATGGGGCTTAGCTTCGGCATGTGCAACAAGATCGTGCAG GTGATGAACGGCAGCATGCGCTCGTCGGGATCGGACGGAGGAAGCACCGTCACCGTCGTCCTGCAGTTCCAGGTGCAGCAGCCGGGCGCGCGCCGATGGACGTCGACGCCGCCCGTCCCTCGCTTGGACGGCCTGAGGGTCCTGCTCGCGGACAGCGACGGCACGAGCCGGCAGGTGACCCGGATGCTCCTGCAGAGGCTCGGGTGCCAGGTGATGCCGGTGCCGTCGGGAGACCACTGCCTGCACCTGCTGGAGAGCGCCGGGCCGTGCTTCCAGCTGGTGCTCCTCGACCTCGACAAGCACGCCGCGACCACGTCGATGGAGGACGTGCTCGAGGTGGCGCTCCGGATCGGCGAGCTGGGGAACGGCGGCTGGCTGCTCGTGCTCGCCGCTCTCGCGGTCGGCGACGTGGACGACCGCGTCCGCGAGGTGTGCCAGCGCTCGGGGATAAATGGCGTCATACAGAAGCCCATCACGCTGGCGGCGCTCGGAGCTCAGCTCGCTGCAGCAGCCCTTCAGAAGAATTAG